From the Excalfactoria chinensis isolate bCotChi1 chromosome 1, bCotChi1.hap2, whole genome shotgun sequence genome, one window contains:
- the LOC140264564 gene encoding noggin-1-like gives MQGARCCLLLLFCLLPLLATSLEDPREPLPPPFSTSDPTAHLLRGRPSAPVRPYSLSLSPEDYRYAPKPRHLRPGRLRRLLGPAFDPFWMSSEEPLGRNLSAKEDLETMSRELAEGSGRYRRKLWREVEGMELPPELPVDMMRSLRRWLVERASCRLTSTWVDLGPVFWPRWVRHTACGTGPPSCSWPPGMVCRPAQLAHLKLLAWHCWAARPPGPPQCAWRQIPYPVVVACKCSCR, from the coding sequence ATGCAGGGCGCccgctgctgcctcctgctacTCTTCTGCCTGCTGCCACTGCTTGCCACCAGCCTGGAAGACCCCCGGGAGCCGCTGCCGCCGCCATTCAGCACCTCCGACCCTACTGCCCACCTGCTGCGCGGCCGCCCCTCGGCCCCGGTGCGGCCCTACAGCCTCTCGCTCTCCCCCGAGGACTATCGCTACGCACCCAAGCCTCGCCACCTACGGCCCGGCCGACTGCGCCGGCTGCTGGGCCCGGCCTTTGACCCCTTCTGGATGTCGTCCGAGGAGCCGCTAGGCCGCAACCTCAGCGCCAAGGAGGATCTGGAAACCATGAGCCGGGAGCTGGCGGAGGGCAGCGGGCGGTACCGCCGCAAGCTGTGGAGGGAGGTGGAGGGGATGGAGCTGCCCCCAGAGCTGCCCGTCGACATGATGCGGTCTTTAAGGCGCTGGCTGGTGGAGAGAGCCTCGTGCCGCCTCACCTCCACATGGGTGGACCTGGGGCCCGTCTTCTGGCCCCGCTGGGTGCGACACACCGCCTGCGGGACAGGCCCTCCCTCCTGCTCGTGGCCCCCAGGCATGGTGTGCCGCCCAGCACAGCTCGCTCACCTCAAGCTGCTGGCTTGGCACTGCTGGGCTGCCCGGCCCCCTGGACCCCCGCAATGTGCATGGCGGCAGATCCCCTACCCCGTGGTGGTGGCCTGCAAGTGCTCCTGCCGCTAA
- the GALR3 gene encoding LOW QUALITY PROTEIN: galanin receptor type 3 (The sequence of the model RefSeq protein was modified relative to this genomic sequence to represent the inferred CDS: inserted 2 bases in 1 codon) — MPGGWNVSSDSPELPAAGIIVPIIFSLIFLLGTVGNGLVLAVLLRNGQVKYNTTNLFILNLAVADLCFIICCVPFQATIYTLDGWLFGAFACKAVHFLIYLTMYASSFTLATVSIDRYLAIRYPLKSRDLRTTQNAGVAIVVIWLLSLLFAGPYLSYYQIVHYHGVPICVPVWEDQRRKILDILTFVVGYLLPVTVVSLAYARTIKFLWTSVDPIERISESRKAKRKVTKMIVAVAILFCLCWLPHHLVILCFWFGHFPFNRATYACRLASHCLSYANSCLNPIVYALVSKHFRKRFKQVFTCLFFQNKNRKRRTGNKVHMVNVGKGITNSTGGFCGGNTELTQVPKENSRKRDXHARAWTHQPQEVQKELLEEKSLVTAGHLLAKTPPRRPQECLAVDYK; from the exons ATGCCAGGGGGCTGGAATGTCTCCTCTGacagcccagagctgccagcagcagggatcATCGTGCCCATCATCTTCTCCCTCATCTTTCTTCTGGGCACTGTGGGGAATGGActggtgctggctgtgctgctgcggAACGGCCAAGTGAAGTACAACACCACCAACCTCTTCATCCTCAACCTGGCTGTGGCTGACCTCTGTTTCATCATTTGCTGTGTCCCCTTCCAAGCCACCATTTACACCTTGGATGGGTGGCTCTTTGGGGCCTTCGCCTGCAAGGCTGTGCATTTCCTGATCTACCTCACCATGTACGCCAGCAGCTTCACCCTGGCTACGGTCTCCATTGACAG GTACCTGGCCATTCGGTATCCACTGAAGTCCCGGGATCTCCGCACTACCCAAAATGCAGGAGTAGCCATTGTAGTGATCTGGTTGCTATCGCTACTCTTTGCAGGACCTTACCTCAGTTACTACCAGATTGTCCATTACCATGGGGTGCCCATCTGCGTCCCCGTCTGGGAGGACCAACGCCGAAAGATTCTGGACATCCTTACGTTTGTAGTTGGATACCTCTTACCTGTGACTGTAGTGAGCCTGGCATACGCCAGAACCATCAAGTTCCTGTGGACCTCTGTAGACCCTATAGAGAGGATCTCAGAGTCCCGGAAGGCCAAGCGTAAGGTCACCAAGATGATTGTGGCTGTAGCCATCCTGTTCTGCCTCTGCTGGCTTCCACACCATCTGGTTATCCTGTGCTTCTGGTTTGGCCACTTCCCTTTCAACCGAGCCACTTACGCCTGCCGACTGGCTTCCCACTGCCTTTCATATGCCAATTCCTGCCTCAACCCAATCGTCTACGCGCTCGTCTCCAAGCATTTCCGAAAGCGTTTCAAGCAGGTCTTCACCTGCCTCTTCTTCCAGAACAAGAACAGGAAGAGGAGAACTGGAAATAAAGTCCATATGGTCAATGTGGGCAAAGGTATCACTAACAGCACTGGAGGCTTCTGTGGAGGCAACACTGAGCTGACTCAGGTCCCAAAGGAGAACAGTAGGAAGAGGGA CCATGCCAGAGCATGGACTCACCAGCCACAAGAAgttcagaaggagctgctggaggagaaaagCTTGGTAACAGCTGGACATCTCCTAGCCAAGACCCCTCCAAGAAGGCCTCAAGAGTGCCTGGCTGTTGATTACAAATGA